A genomic region of Burkholderia humptydooensis contains the following coding sequences:
- a CDS encoding lysozyme inhibitor LprI family protein yields the protein MSTNTKRLTAAALGAALAFGAPFARAASFDCARAASAAERAICRTPALGEQDVRMATYYELLQNARPADEGMAYREFRNALRDEQQNWRQRVRDACGARIDCLTAAYAARIAALRGVAAERLALRMTGGSAASPGAADATYAIEGEPIKLTNGESVRSAAPGSAMKRVTTLVARSAPATIAGHPVEAVLLSDDPGGSGRFLYVATAQPGGGAPAVLLGDRVKPVSVSIERAASPGAIVVVEYLDRPEGAPFAQAPTIKVVRRFALEQGRLVEQRG from the coding sequence ATGTCGACGAACACGAAACGACTGACGGCCGCGGCGCTTGGCGCCGCGTTGGCGTTCGGCGCGCCGTTCGCGCGCGCCGCGAGCTTCGACTGCGCGCGCGCCGCGAGCGCCGCCGAGCGCGCGATCTGCCGGACGCCCGCGCTCGGCGAGCAGGACGTTCGAATGGCCACGTACTACGAGCTGCTGCAGAACGCACGGCCGGCCGACGAAGGCATGGCGTACCGCGAGTTCCGCAACGCGCTGCGCGACGAGCAGCAGAATTGGCGGCAGCGCGTGCGCGACGCGTGCGGCGCGCGGATCGATTGCCTGACGGCAGCGTACGCCGCGCGGATCGCCGCGCTGCGCGGCGTCGCCGCCGAGCGGCTCGCGCTGCGGATGACGGGCGGGAGTGCGGCGTCGCCCGGCGCGGCCGACGCGACGTACGCGATCGAAGGCGAGCCGATCAAGCTGACGAACGGCGAATCGGTGCGCTCGGCCGCGCCGGGATCGGCGATGAAGCGCGTGACGACGCTCGTCGCGCGGAGCGCCCCGGCGACGATCGCCGGCCATCCGGTCGAGGCCGTCCTGCTGAGCGACGATCCGGGCGGCAGCGGCCGGTTCCTGTACGTCGCGACCGCGCAGCCGGGCGGCGGCGCGCCGGCCGTGCTGCTCGGCGATCGGGTGAAGCCCGTCTCGGTGTCGATCGAGCGCGCGGCGTCGCCCGGCGCGATCGTCGTCGTCGAATATCTGGATCGCCCGGAAGGCGCGCCGTTCGCGCAGGCGCCGACGATCAAGGTCGTGCGGCGCTTCGCGCTCGAACAAGGCCGGCTCGTCGAGCAGCGCGGGTAG
- a CDS encoding DUF1254 domain-containing protein: MTTNRREPTVSLRRACASLAALALLAACTSTPEAIQRKTGWMRSEVADSYIYAYPLVLMDVAKEAATADGTPVNTLRHAQALPAPGTANPPLASGDMLDSTAWLDVADEPVVVVLPDGRGRYLDARALDMWTNVLWSSGPSANPRSGASRARSLAFVGAGWEGSLPDGLTRVDVPARNVWLDVRVQTSGGRDLAAAKKLQRAIRVEPLSVYTGDARGASPAARAGAGAAGPASGAPAPVAQVAALDPPAFFSRVARALLDNPPPAADAHAQEILADIGVTAGAPVQWKGDKLIGAENGAAEARERLAALPPNALTANGWSWLGDSVGNYGQDYALRAYAASTQFGAGTRDDEAVAVVKADSAGRPLNGAYRYVIRFAPNALPPARAFWSLAPYTPDGAVPELGRARRSIGERDRLHRSRDGSLEIVVSATPPGKGYASNWLPAPRADFELALRLYAPKRQAADGNWQPPAVVRK; encoded by the coding sequence ATGACAACAAACCGACGAGAACCCACTGTTTCTCTGCGGCGCGCTTGCGCGTCGCTTGCCGCGCTGGCGCTGCTCGCGGCCTGCACGTCGACGCCCGAGGCGATCCAGCGCAAGACGGGCTGGATGCGCAGCGAGGTCGCCGATTCCTATATCTATGCCTACCCGCTCGTGCTGATGGACGTCGCGAAGGAAGCCGCGACGGCCGACGGCACGCCCGTCAACACGCTGCGCCATGCGCAGGCGCTGCCTGCGCCGGGCACCGCGAACCCGCCGCTAGCGAGCGGCGACATGCTCGATTCGACCGCGTGGCTCGACGTCGCCGACGAGCCGGTCGTCGTCGTGCTGCCCGACGGGCGCGGCCGCTATCTCGACGCCCGCGCGCTCGACATGTGGACCAACGTGCTGTGGTCGAGCGGCCCGTCGGCGAATCCGCGTTCGGGCGCGAGCCGCGCGCGCTCGCTCGCGTTCGTCGGCGCGGGCTGGGAAGGCTCGCTGCCGGACGGGCTCACGCGCGTCGACGTGCCCGCGCGCAACGTGTGGCTCGACGTGCGGGTCCAGACGAGCGGCGGGCGCGACCTCGCCGCCGCGAAGAAGCTGCAGCGCGCGATCCGCGTCGAGCCGCTGTCCGTCTACACGGGCGACGCCCGCGGCGCGTCGCCCGCCGCGCGTGCGGGCGCGGGGGCGGCCGGGCCCGCATCGGGCGCCCCCGCACCCGTCGCGCAGGTCGCGGCGCTCGATCCGCCCGCGTTCTTCTCGCGCGTCGCGCGCGCGTTGCTGGACAACCCGCCGCCCGCCGCCGACGCGCACGCGCAGGAAATCCTCGCCGACATCGGCGTGACGGCGGGCGCGCCGGTGCAATGGAAGGGCGACAAGCTGATCGGCGCCGAGAACGGCGCGGCCGAGGCGCGCGAGCGGCTCGCCGCGCTGCCGCCGAACGCGCTCACCGCGAACGGCTGGAGCTGGCTCGGCGACAGCGTCGGCAACTACGGGCAGGACTACGCATTGCGGGCATACGCGGCGTCGACGCAATTCGGCGCGGGAACGCGCGACGACGAGGCCGTCGCCGTCGTGAAGGCCGACAGCGCGGGCCGGCCGCTGAACGGCGCGTACCGCTACGTGATCCGCTTTGCGCCGAACGCGCTGCCGCCCGCGCGCGCGTTCTGGTCGCTCGCGCCGTACACGCCGGACGGCGCGGTGCCCGAGCTCGGCCGCGCGCGCCGCTCGATCGGCGAGCGCGACCGGCTGCACCGCAGCCGCGACGGCTCGCTCGAGATCGTCGTGTCCGCGACGCCGCCCGGCAAGGGCTACGCGTCGAACTGGCTGCCCGCGCCGCGCGCCGACTTCGAGCTCGCGCTGCGGCTCTACGCGCCGAAGCGGCAAGCCGCCGATGGCAACTGGCAGCCGCCCGCCGTGGTCCGCAAGTGA
- a CDS encoding DUF748 domain-containing protein, producing MAFNKETVQSTLQQLGAAARSRRAKRTGIGVLIFLVVFGLLGFFAAPPLIRHVAEQQLSEQLDRPATIARIAFNPYTLRLEADGVHVGERGGQGGFVDIGKLVVRASWTSLARFAPIVDEVRLDQPRFRIVRYDAQRLNFTDLVDKFSKPSPQPSPKPVRFSVSNIQINDGRIEFDDRLLNAKHVVDQWTVGIPFIATLPSKTDIFVEPKLRARLDGSPIAIDGKTKPFAQSRESSINLKFDGLDMPRLLSYAPTKLPVDVRAGRLSSDLDVKFAMAGDTPSLRVSGTVDLNDAQVTSRANEPLFAAHAVHVAAAQLEPLRNVLHFDDIRIDQPVVSLARDKAGVLNVMKLAGGANGAPAASRAAAASAAAGKAQPLDLTIKRFAINDGTLNLNDASLATPAAISLRHVATTLADFTLAGKTPARYTLATDVASGGSLKAEGAFSLAARQADTLLVVDALALPVVQPYLAGATSARVLDGALSTSVKAKADWSKTPLDAQVSDSELGLKSLRIALPNAKTPAVALPDARVKVTKIDFAARTAEIASVDATGLALDVARLQNGQIDLASLAGEGGKAAGAKPAASTKAAAPAWRYRIDELNVKDAKANFTDRSTPHPVKLAIAPLALNVRQISEDLSKPLPVKLTATLNRKGSLDLSGNVTGSPLKVGLKLNGNRLDAAAFEPYFGSMLNATVASALLNAKGDLSVERTRQSMKASYRGDAALVDVRMLDKATSDPFAGWRSLALSNLKANYDDVRGTDVDASRVTFSNFYGRVLLDAQGKLNLREVVAKESGPAQSLTRDASGKEPIPLTPQAKAASAASAPVLASAAAASPASGGAVVRAAAPPQHPVRLHFGQLLLQSGRVTYTDNFIKPNYTANLVAINGTVGAFGTDSTAPAPVDVNANLAGNGPITIKGTVNPLIGKPSLDLTATAHDIELTNLTPYSAKYAGYPITKGKLNVDLNYKLDNDLLTANNHIFIDQLTFGEYVDNDTATKLPVRLAIALLKNSRGEIDVNIPVSGSLSNPEFSIGGLIWRAVLNLIAKAVTSPFTLLAHAFGGSGEELGYVEFDPGRANLSDASQKKLDTISKMLAEKPSIRLDLIGRVDPDKDLPGLRDAYVERLVRQQKLKDVVGQGESVDPVTVKVDPAEYTKYLTKAYKAADFKKPRNMIGLTKTLPDDDMRKALADHASVDDSSLRALAQARAQAVRQYLEGKVDPSRMFIVAPKLDAKGIEDKGATTRVDFGLK from the coding sequence ATGGCATTCAACAAAGAAACCGTCCAATCGACCTTGCAACAGCTCGGCGCAGCCGCCCGGTCGCGCCGCGCGAAGCGCACCGGCATCGGCGTGCTGATCTTCCTCGTGGTGTTCGGGCTGCTCGGCTTTTTCGCCGCGCCGCCGTTGATCCGGCACGTCGCCGAGCAGCAGTTGAGCGAGCAGCTCGACCGCCCCGCGACGATCGCGCGCATCGCGTTCAATCCCTACACGCTGCGGCTCGAGGCCGACGGCGTGCATGTCGGCGAGCGCGGCGGGCAGGGCGGGTTCGTCGACATCGGCAAGCTCGTCGTGCGCGCGTCGTGGACGTCGCTCGCGCGCTTCGCGCCGATCGTCGACGAGGTGCGGCTCGATCAGCCGCGCTTTCGGATCGTCCGCTACGATGCGCAGCGCTTGAACTTCACCGATCTGGTCGACAAGTTCTCGAAGCCGTCGCCGCAGCCGTCGCCGAAGCCGGTGCGCTTCTCGGTGTCGAACATCCAGATCAACGACGGTCGCATCGAGTTCGACGACCGGCTGCTGAACGCGAAGCACGTGGTCGACCAATGGACGGTCGGCATTCCGTTCATCGCGACGCTGCCGTCGAAGACCGACATCTTCGTCGAGCCGAAGCTGCGCGCGCGCCTCGACGGCAGCCCGATCGCGATCGACGGCAAGACGAAGCCGTTCGCGCAGTCGCGCGAATCGTCGATCAACCTGAAGTTCGACGGGCTCGACATGCCGCGCCTGCTGTCGTATGCGCCGACGAAGCTGCCCGTCGACGTGCGCGCGGGCAGGCTGTCGAGCGATCTCGACGTGAAATTCGCGATGGCGGGCGACACGCCTTCGCTGCGCGTATCGGGCACCGTCGACCTGAACGACGCGCAGGTGACGAGCCGCGCGAACGAGCCGCTCTTCGCCGCGCACGCGGTGCACGTGGCGGCCGCGCAGCTCGAGCCGCTGCGCAACGTGCTGCATTTCGACGACATCCGGATCGACCAGCCGGTCGTATCGCTCGCGCGCGACAAGGCGGGCGTGCTGAACGTGATGAAGCTCGCGGGCGGCGCGAACGGCGCGCCGGCTGCGTCGCGCGCCGCCGCCGCGAGCGCCGCCGCCGGGAAGGCGCAGCCGCTCGATCTGACGATCAAGCGCTTCGCGATCAACGACGGCACGCTGAACCTGAACGACGCGTCGCTCGCGACGCCCGCCGCGATCTCGCTCAGGCACGTCGCGACGACGCTTGCCGACTTCACGCTCGCAGGCAAGACGCCCGCGCGCTACACGCTCGCGACCGACGTCGCGAGCGGCGGCTCGCTGAAGGCCGAGGGCGCGTTCAGCCTCGCCGCGCGGCAGGCGGACACGTTGCTCGTCGTCGACGCGCTCGCGCTGCCCGTCGTGCAGCCGTATCTCGCGGGCGCGACGTCCGCGCGCGTGCTCGACGGCGCGCTCAGCACGTCGGTCAAAGCGAAGGCGGACTGGTCGAAAACGCCGCTCGACGCGCAGGTGAGCGACAGCGAGCTCGGCCTGAAATCGCTGAGGATCGCGCTGCCGAACGCGAAGACGCCGGCCGTCGCGCTGCCCGACGCGCGCGTGAAGGTGACGAAGATCGATTTCGCCGCGCGCACCGCCGAGATCGCGAGCGTCGACGCGACGGGCCTCGCGCTCGACGTCGCGCGGCTGCAGAACGGCCAGATCGACCTCGCGTCGCTCGCGGGCGAAGGCGGCAAGGCAGCGGGCGCGAAGCCGGCCGCGTCGACGAAGGCGGCCGCGCCCGCATGGCGCTACAGGATCGACGAGCTGAACGTGAAGGACGCGAAGGCGAATTTCACCGACCGCTCGACGCCGCACCCCGTGAAGCTCGCGATCGCGCCGCTCGCGCTGAACGTCAGGCAGATCAGCGAGGACCTGTCGAAACCGTTGCCCGTCAAGCTGACGGCGACGCTGAACCGCAAGGGCTCGCTCGACCTGTCGGGCAACGTGACGGGCTCGCCGCTGAAGGTCGGCCTGAAGCTGAACGGCAACCGGCTCGACGCGGCCGCGTTCGAGCCGTACTTCGGCAGCATGCTGAACGCGACGGTCGCGAGCGCGCTGCTGAATGCGAAGGGCGATCTGAGCGTCGAGCGGACGAGGCAGTCGATGAAGGCGTCGTATCGCGGCGACGCGGCGCTCGTCGACGTGCGGATGCTCGACAAGGCGACGTCCGATCCGTTCGCCGGCTGGCGCTCGCTCGCGCTCTCGAACCTGAAGGCGAACTACGACGACGTGCGCGGCACCGACGTCGACGCGTCGCGCGTGACGTTCTCGAACTTCTACGGCCGCGTGCTGCTCGACGCGCAAGGCAAGCTGAACCTGCGCGAGGTCGTCGCGAAGGAAAGCGGCCCCGCGCAGTCGCTCACGCGCGACGCGAGCGGCAAGGAGCCGATACCGCTCACGCCGCAGGCGAAGGCGGCGAGCGCCGCGTCGGCGCCCGTGCTCGCGTCGGCCGCCGCGGCATCGCCCGCGTCGGGCGGCGCGGTCGTGCGCGCGGCCGCGCCGCCGCAGCACCCGGTGCGGCTGCACTTCGGCCAGTTGCTGCTGCAAAGCGGCCGCGTCACGTACACCGACAACTTCATCAAGCCGAACTACACGGCGAACCTCGTCGCGATCAACGGCACGGTCGGCGCGTTCGGCACCGATTCGACGGCGCCCGCGCCCGTCGACGTCAACGCGAACCTCGCCGGGAACGGCCCGATCACGATCAAGGGGACGGTGAATCCGCTGATCGGGAAGCCGTCGCTCGACCTGACCGCGACCGCGCACGACATCGAGCTCACGAACCTGACGCCGTATTCGGCGAAGTACGCGGGCTATCCGATCACGAAGGGCAAGCTGAACGTCGATCTGAATTACAAGCTCGACAACGATCTGCTGACCGCGAACAACCACATCTTCATCGATCAACTGACGTTCGGCGAGTACGTCGACAACGACACCGCGACGAAGCTGCCGGTGCGGCTCGCGATCGCGCTGCTGAAGAACTCGCGCGGCGAGATCGACGTGAACATTCCGGTGTCCGGATCATTGTCGAATCCGGAGTTCAGCATCGGCGGGCTGATCTGGCGCGCGGTGCTGAACCTGATCGCGAAGGCGGTCACCTCGCCGTTCACGCTGCTCGCGCACGCGTTCGGCGGCAGCGGCGAGGAGCTCGGCTACGTCGAGTTCGATCCGGGCCGCGCGAACCTGTCCGATGCGTCGCAGAAGAAGCTCGACACGATCTCGAAGATGCTCGCGGAAAAGCCGTCGATCCGCCTCGACCTGATCGGCCGCGTCGATCCGGACAAGGACCTGCCGGGGCTGCGCGACGCGTACGTCGAGCGGCTCGTGCGGCAGCAGAAGCTGAAGGACGTGGTCGGCCAGGGCGAGAGCGTTGACCCGGTGACGGTGAAGGTCGATCCCGCCGAGTACACGAAGTACCTGACGAAGGCGTACAAGGCGGCCGATTTCAAGAAGCCGCGCAACATGATCGGCCTGACGAAGACGCTGCCCGACGACGACATGAGGAAGGCGCTCGCCGATCACGCGAGCGTGGACGACTCGAGCCTGCGCGCGCTCGCGCAGGCGCGCGCGCAGGCGGTGCGCCAGTATCTGGAGGGCAAGGTCGACCCGAGCCGGATGTTCATCGTCGCGCCGAAGCTCGACGCGAAGGGCATCGAGGACAAGGGGGCGACGACGCGCGTCGACTTCGGCCTGAAGTGA
- a CDS encoding alkaline phosphatase family protein: MKSNSKQFEIGAWLGACALAFASVASAATVQDRDHDSRLADAKRVLLVSIDGLHEQDVARCIGANTCPNLALLAKSGVTYTNAHTPGLSDSFPGLAALLTGGSPKSAGLFYDVSYDRTLYAPSDTTCSGKQGWNVVFDETTGIDAQNGGALTHLDGGGAFNPQAIPHARVNGQCVSVYPHDYVKTNTVFEVVKEHIRGSRTAWADKHAWGYDWVNGPSGKGVDDLARTEINSIDPATSTNYTDIYTHTEKFDDYHVQAIVNQIDGKNSTGNAAAPVPTVFGTNFQTLSVAQKATVASGGGYLDASFTPGPEVANAIAYVDGALGRIVAELKQRGLYDSTVVIVTAKHGQSPTDHTKLVKHGDTLTALLEANNFLDPNGNFGQNNTTSGNLNDGTGLVGTGFVQTDDVGLVWLRDQSQLSAVVAKLKANLGCNAPGICADGPQAYILYGPSVAARFGNPALGRTPDIVVQPNPGVIYTSSKKKDEEHGGNAPDDSHLGLVVSYAGFRQGRTIDAPVLTTQVAPTILRSLGLEPRLLHAVALEGTRVLPGLGLDR; this comes from the coding sequence ATGAAAAGCAACAGTAAGCAGTTCGAAATCGGCGCATGGCTCGGCGCGTGCGCGCTCGCATTCGCGAGCGTAGCTTCGGCCGCCACCGTGCAGGATCGGGATCACGACAGCCGCCTCGCCGATGCGAAGCGCGTGCTGCTGGTCAGCATCGACGGTCTGCACGAGCAGGACGTCGCGCGCTGCATCGGCGCGAACACGTGCCCGAATCTCGCGCTGCTCGCGAAGTCGGGCGTCACGTACACGAACGCGCACACGCCGGGCCTGTCGGATTCGTTTCCGGGCCTGGCCGCGCTCCTGACGGGCGGCTCGCCGAAGAGCGCGGGCCTCTTCTACGACGTATCCTACGACCGCACGCTGTACGCGCCGTCTGATACGACGTGCTCGGGCAAGCAAGGCTGGAACGTCGTGTTCGACGAAACGACCGGCATCGACGCGCAGAACGGCGGCGCGCTCACGCATCTCGACGGCGGCGGCGCGTTCAATCCGCAGGCGATCCCGCACGCGCGCGTGAACGGCCAGTGCGTGAGCGTCTATCCGCACGACTACGTGAAGACGAACACGGTGTTCGAAGTCGTCAAGGAGCACATCCGCGGCTCGCGCACCGCGTGGGCGGACAAGCACGCATGGGGCTACGACTGGGTGAACGGCCCGTCGGGCAAGGGCGTCGACGATCTCGCGCGCACCGAGATCAACTCGATCGACCCGGCGACGAGCACCAACTACACCGACATCTATACGCATACCGAAAAGTTCGACGACTACCACGTGCAGGCGATCGTCAACCAGATCGACGGCAAGAACTCGACGGGCAACGCGGCCGCGCCCGTGCCGACCGTGTTCGGCACGAACTTCCAGACGCTGTCCGTCGCGCAGAAGGCGACGGTGGCATCGGGCGGCGGCTATCTCGACGCGAGCTTCACGCCGGGGCCGGAAGTCGCGAACGCGATCGCGTACGTCGACGGCGCGCTCGGCCGCATCGTCGCCGAGCTCAAGCAGCGCGGGCTGTACGACTCGACGGTCGTGATCGTCACTGCGAAGCACGGCCAGTCGCCGACCGATCACACGAAGCTCGTGAAGCACGGCGACACGCTGACTGCGCTCCTCGAAGCGAACAACTTCCTCGACCCGAACGGCAACTTCGGCCAGAACAACACCACGTCGGGCAACCTGAACGACGGCACGGGCCTCGTCGGCACGGGCTTCGTGCAGACCGACGACGTCGGCCTCGTCTGGCTGCGCGACCAGAGCCAGTTGAGCGCGGTCGTCGCGAAGCTGAAGGCGAACCTCGGCTGCAACGCGCCTGGGATCTGCGCGGACGGCCCGCAGGCGTACATCCTGTATGGCCCGAGCGTCGCCGCGCGCTTCGGCAATCCGGCGCTCGGCCGCACGCCGGACATCGTCGTGCAGCCGAACCCGGGCGTGATCTACACGTCGAGCAAGAAGAAGGATGAAGAGCATGGCGGCAACGCGCCGGACGACAGCCACCTCGGCCTCGTCGTGTCGTACGCGGGCTTCCGCCAGGGCCGCACGATCGACGCGCCGGTGCTGACGACGCAGGTCGCGCCGACGATCCTGCGCTCGCTCGGGCTCGAGCCGCGCCTGCTGCACGCGGTCGCGCTCGAAGGCACGCGCGTGCTGCCGGGCCTCGGCCTCGACCGCTGA
- a CDS encoding VOC family protein has translation MNLPVLRVARPTNDIDTLVRFYTQALDFDVVARFEHHEGFDGAIVGRAGYPWQIEFTHQHGVTVARAPSPEHLLVFYLPERPVWAEAVERMLAHGATPCRSVNPYWDRKGVTFEDPDGYRIVLQNAQPG, from the coding sequence ATGAATCTCCCCGTCCTGCGCGTCGCCCGGCCGACCAACGACATCGACACACTCGTGCGCTTCTATACGCAGGCGCTCGACTTTGACGTCGTCGCCCGCTTCGAGCATCACGAAGGCTTCGACGGCGCGATCGTCGGCCGCGCCGGCTATCCGTGGCAAATCGAATTCACGCATCAGCACGGCGTGACGGTCGCGCGCGCGCCGAGCCCCGAGCATCTGCTCGTTTTCTATCTTCCCGAGCGCCCCGTGTGGGCTGAGGCAGTCGAACGGATGCTCGCGCATGGCGCCACGCCGTGCCGCTCGGTGAATCCGTACTGGGATCGCAAAGGCGTGACGTTCGAAGATCCGGACGGCTATCGAATCGTCCTGCAGAACGCGCAGCCGGGCTGA
- a CDS encoding phytoene/squalene synthase family protein translates to MTDLIRSMGNPTRAFLLGPLLKGVSRSFYLTLRVLPEGMRDPIGLAYLLARAADTIADTSLIPPAQRLELLLSLRAQVNGTPDPDALARIAGEVAGQQTQSDEKTLLESLGPALAVLSQLGAADRGAVRGVVTTLTEGMEFDLRTFPDESSGRLAALREWPELDRYTYLVAGCVGEFWTTMTCAHLPGLLTEREDTMAERGIRFGKALQMTNVLRDCGKDLRIGRCYLPQAMLDEYGLRADDLLRPDASLRARPLMHALVRTTLAHFRAGIDYTFAIPRRAPRLRLACFWPIAIGLRTLALLASNDAWLDPARASKVRRGDVYRIIAYSLPLAMSNGALRAWLERLIADVEARLAA, encoded by the coding sequence ATGACCGACCTGATCCGATCCATGGGCAATCCCACCCGGGCCTTTCTGCTGGGCCCTCTGCTGAAGGGCGTCTCGCGCTCCTTCTATCTGACGCTGCGCGTGCTTCCCGAAGGCATGCGCGACCCGATCGGCCTCGCGTACCTGCTCGCGCGCGCGGCCGACACGATCGCCGACACGTCGCTGATCCCGCCCGCGCAGCGGCTCGAACTGCTGCTGTCGCTGCGCGCGCAGGTCAACGGCACGCCCGATCCGGACGCGCTCGCGCGGATCGCGGGCGAAGTCGCGGGGCAGCAGACGCAATCGGACGAGAAAACGCTGCTCGAATCGCTCGGCCCCGCGCTCGCGGTGCTGTCGCAACTGGGCGCGGCCGATCGCGGCGCGGTGCGCGGCGTCGTGACGACGCTCACCGAAGGGATGGAATTCGATCTGCGCACGTTCCCCGACGAATCGTCGGGCCGGCTCGCCGCGCTGCGCGAATGGCCGGAGCTCGATCGCTACACGTACCTCGTCGCCGGCTGCGTCGGCGAGTTCTGGACGACGATGACGTGCGCGCATCTGCCCGGCCTGCTGACCGAGCGCGAGGACACGATGGCCGAGCGCGGCATCCGTTTCGGCAAGGCGCTGCAGATGACCAACGTGCTGCGCGACTGCGGGAAGGATCTGCGGATCGGCCGCTGCTATCTGCCGCAGGCGATGCTTGACGAATACGGGCTGCGCGCGGACGACCTGCTGCGCCCGGACGCATCGCTGCGCGCGCGGCCGCTGATGCATGCGCTCGTGCGCACGACGCTCGCGCATTTCCGCGCGGGCATCGACTATACGTTCGCGATTCCGCGCCGCGCGCCGCGCTTGCGGCTCGCCTGTTTCTGGCCGATCGCGATCGGCCTGCGGACGCTCGCGCTGCTCGCGTCGAACGACGCGTGGCTCGATCCGGCGCGCGCGTCGAAGGTGCGGCGAGGCGACGTCTACCGGATCATCGCGTATTCGTTGCCGCTCGCGATGTCGAACGGCGCGCTGCGCGCGTGGCTCGAGCGCCTGATCGCGGACGTCGAGGCGCGGCTCGCGGCGTGA
- a CDS encoding MBL fold metallo-hydrolase: protein MSTVTFPCQQAGDFTITAISDGYLTASLDFLSNIDTSEASRMQSDAGQKELSAVHINCYVVRGAGHTILIDAGAGGIKQWGGRLKTNLLLAGIEPSTIDTILLTHAHPDHVGGLVNMAGQVAFPNAELVAHQREVKFWQDDGNLSRASERARGNFLIARQVFDGYSDRLRTFDEGEVLPGIRAMPLPGHTDGHTGYVLESGDQGLLVWGDIVHFPHIQIKRPDVSIAFDQDSSQAATTRSRLLDMVSSEGLLIAGMHLGEPGFARIKRTRGKYGLLYETAA, encoded by the coding sequence GTGTCCACCGTTACCTTTCCATGCCAGCAGGCTGGGGATTTCACGATTACCGCAATCAGCGATGGCTACCTCACCGCCAGCCTCGATTTCCTCTCGAATATCGACACGTCCGAGGCTTCCAGAATGCAGAGTGACGCAGGGCAGAAGGAGCTTTCCGCTGTGCATATCAACTGCTACGTGGTGCGCGGAGCGGGCCACACGATTCTCATCGACGCTGGGGCTGGGGGCATCAAGCAATGGGGCGGCCGCCTGAAGACCAATTTATTGCTTGCTGGCATCGAACCATCCACGATCGACACAATTCTGCTCACACACGCCCATCCCGACCATGTCGGGGGGCTGGTGAATATGGCCGGACAAGTTGCCTTTCCGAATGCGGAACTGGTTGCTCATCAACGAGAGGTCAAATTTTGGCAGGATGATGGAAATCTGAGTCGTGCCAGCGAGCGGGCCCGCGGTAACTTCCTGATAGCGCGTCAAGTGTTCGACGGCTACAGCGACAGGCTCCGTACTTTCGATGAAGGAGAAGTGTTGCCCGGTATCAGGGCAATGCCGCTACCGGGGCACACGGATGGACACACTGGATATGTCCTCGAATCCGGTGATCAGGGCCTTCTTGTCTGGGGGGATATCGTTCATTTTCCTCACATCCAGATTAAACGGCCGGACGTATCGATTGCATTCGATCAAGACTCGTCCCAGGCAGCTACCACGCGATCGCGGCTTCTGGACATGGTCAGCTCGGAGGGGCTTTTGATCGCCGGCATGCATTTGGGAGAACCTGGTTTCGCGCGAATAAAACGAACGAGGGGGAAATACGGCCTGCTTTACGAGACCGCAGCATGA
- a CDS encoding YqaE/Pmp3 family membrane protein, whose protein sequence is MRLLLALLLPWLQFFTIGRPFAGIICLILQITLIGWLPAAIWSVYALSQYKTDKKIEEALGRRS, encoded by the coding sequence ATGCGTCTTCTGCTCGCCTTGCTGCTGCCTTGGCTGCAGTTTTTCACGATCGGCCGCCCGTTCGCGGGCATCATCTGCCTGATTCTTCAAATCACGCTGATCGGCTGGTTGCCTGCCGCGATCTGGTCGGTGTACGCGCTCAGCCAGTACAAGACCGACAAGAAGATCGAAGAGGCGCTCGGCCGGCGTTCCTGA